The Xiphophorus maculatus strain JP 163 A chromosome 21, X_maculatus-5.0-male, whole genome shotgun sequence genome window below encodes:
- the jph1 gene encoding junctophilin-1 isoform X2, producing MTGGRFDFDDGGTYCGGWEDGKAHGHGICTGPKGQGEYAGSWSHGFEIVGVYTWPSGNTYKGYWSQGKRHGLGVENKGRWIYRGEWSHGFKGRYGVRQSHNTPARYEGTWSNGLQDGYGVETYGDGGTYQGQWMGGMRHGYGVRQSVPYGMATVIRSPLRTSMASLRSEQSNGAVLHDLSSPVDTPTGTRGGFVLNFHSDSEVVTGKKKGLFRRGSLFGSLRQLRKSDSRTSISSKRSSARSDATMSRISSSDANSTISIGDGELPDEDLPLEDHVDATTTETYMGEWKNDKRNGFGVSERSNGMKYEGEWLNNKRHGYGCTVFPDSTKEEGKYKNNVLVRGIRKQLIPLKNPKTKEKVDRAVEGAQRAAAIARSKVEIAASR from the exons ATGACGGGCGGAAGGTTTGACTTCGACGACGGTGGTACTTACTGCGGGGGGTGGGAGGATGGCAAAGCCCACGGGCACGGCATCTGCACCGGACCCAAGGGCCAGGGCGAATACGCCGGGTCCTGGTCGCACGGCTTCGAGATCGTAGGGGTGTACACCTGGCCAAGCGGGAATACCTACAAGGGCTACTGGTCCCAGGGGAAGCGGCACGGGCTCGGCGTGGAGAATAAAGGCAGGTGGATCTATCGAGGAGAGTGGAGTCACGGCTTTAAGGGTCGCTACGGGGTCCGGCAAAGCCACAACACACCTGCCAGATACGAAGGGACCTGGAGTAACGGGCTGCAGGATGGATATGGGGTCGAAACGTACGGCGATGGCG GAACCTATCAAGGCCAATGGATGGGTGGGATGCGTCATGGTTATGGCGTCCGTCAGAGTGTTCCCTATGGCATGGCCACCGTCATCCGTTCCCCGCTTCGTACATCCATGGCCTCTCTGCGCTCTGAGCAGAGCAACGGTGCAGTCCTCCATGACCTCTCCTCCCCTGTGGACACGCCGACGGGCACTCGCGGTGGTTTCGTCCTCAACTTCCACTCAGACAGCGAGGTCGTCACCGGCAAGAAGAAGGGCCTGTTCCGCCGGGGTTCGCTTTTTGGCAGCCTTAGGCAGTTGCGCAAGTCTGACTCTCGGACCTCTATCTCCAGCAAACGCAGCTCCGCAAGGAGCGATGCCACCATGAGCCGAATCAGTTCCAGCGATGCCAACTCCACCATATCAATCGGTGATGGCGAGCTGCCAGACGAGGACCTACCTCTGGAGGACCACGTGGATGCGACCACGACTGAGACCTACATGGGGGAGTGGAAGAATGACAAGCGTAATGGATTTGGTGTTTCGGAGAGATCCAACGGGATGAAATATGAAGGAGAGTGGCTTAACAACAAGCGTCATGGCTATGGGTGCACTGTTTTCCCAGACAGCACCAAAGAAGAAgggaagtacaaaaataatgTGCTGGTGCGTGGAATAAGAAAGCAGTTGATTCCTCTTAAGAATCCCAAAACCAAAGAGAAGGTAGATCGCGCTGTGGAGGGGGCACAGCGGGCTGCAGCCATTGCGAGGAGTAAGGTGGAAATAGCCGCTTCCAG GTGA
- the gdap1 gene encoding ganglioside-induced differentiation-associated protein 1 — protein MASENGSETQDEKAALIQASSEEETQQQGGTELRNNDSKLTLYHWTQSFNSQKVRLAIAEKGLRCEEYDVSLPLSEHNEPWFMRLNPAGEVPVLVHNDKVICDPTQIIDYLEDNFSYEGTPRLVPEESSRYYLRVQHYRELLDSLPMDAYTHGCILHPEITADSHIPAYAAASIRTQIGNTQTKLAKLAEQNPELKDAYVAKQRRLKSKLFDHDNMKYLKKLLDELESVMDQVETELQRRAEETPEEGKPSWLCGDFFSIADVSLAVTLHRLKFLGLSRRYWGNGSRVNVETYYERVVERPAFRRVLGHVNNILISAVLPAAFRVARKNAPVIVGTTLLVGVLGGATYLAFLYMKKRLSLFS, from the exons ATGGCGTCGGAAAACGGCTCTGAAACCCAAGATGAGAAAGCAGCTCTTATACAGGCCAGCTCAGAAGAGGAGACGCAACAACAGGGTGGCACAGAGTTGCGTAACAATGACTCAAAACTAACGCTGTATCACTGGACCCAGTCCTTCAATTCTCAGAAG GTGCGTCTGGCCATAGCAGAGAAAGGTTTGCGCTGTGAGGAGTATGATGTGAGCCTTCCTCTCAGTGAACACAACGAGCCGTGGTTTATGCGTCTGAACCCCGCGGGCGAGGTGCCGGTTCTGGTCCACAACGATAAAGTCATCTGTGATCCAACACAGATCATAGATTATCTGGAGGATAACTTTAGCTATG AGGGAACGCCCAGGCTGGTTCCTGAGGAGAGCAGCAGGTACTATCTCAGAGTGCAGCACTACAGGGAGCTGCTAGACTCGTTGCCCATGGATGCATACACGCACGGCTGTATACTTCATCCTGAGATCACTGCTGACTCCCACATCCCTGCATATGCCGCTGCATCGATACGAA CACAGATTGGAAACACGCAGACGAAGCTGGCAAAACTGGCTGAGCAGAACCCGGAGCTTAAAGATGCTTACGTAGCAAAACAGAGGCGTTTGAAG TCTAAGTTGTTTGACCATGACAACATGAAGTATCTTAAGAAGCTCCTGGATGAACTGGAAAGTGTGATGGACCAGGTGGAGACAGAATtgcagaggagagcagaggaaaCACCTG AGGAAGGCAAACCATCGTGGCTGTGCGGAGACTTTTTTAGCATTGCCGACGTCTCTCTGGCGGTCACCTTGCACCGCTTGAAGTTCCTCGGTCTTTCCCGACGCTACTGGGGCAACGGCAGCCGGGTCAACGTGGAAACATACTATGAGCGTGTTGTGGAGCGGCCGGCCTTCAGGAGGGTGCTGGGCCACGTCAACAACATCTTGATCTCTGCTGTCCTTCCTGCGGCGTTCCGAGTCGCCAGAAAGAACGCTCCTGTTATAGTAGGCACAACTCTGCTGGTCGGGGTTCTTGGGGGAGCTACATATCTCGCCTTTCTCTACATGAAGAAGAGGCTCAGTCTCTTTAGTTGA